CACAGCACAACGTCCACGCCGGGATGCACCAGCCCGGCGAGACCCCGGAGCGTCACGCCCAGCACGCCGGGGTGTGCACCCCCGGCGAGACCGCCGCGGACCATGCCGCCCACGCGGCGTCCGTCCATCCGGGCGAGACGCTGGTGCAGCACGCCGCCCACGCGGGAACGCCCGCAGGTGAGACGCCGGCGCAGCACATGGCGCACGCGGGACCGCCGTGCCCGGGCGAGACACCCGAGCAACACACGGCCCACACGCACGCGCCCGTGACGCCAGCCCACTACCGCGAGCAGATCGATCAGGTGAACCGGTTCCGCGGTCCGAGCCGCGAGATCGTCCTACCCGACGGGAAACGCGCGCAGGCCGGCGCGGTCCGGCTCAGCGACTGCGATCCCTCGAAGGGGCCGGAGCAGCGGGGTTCCTGCCAGTCGATGGGCGCCGACGAGGTGGCCCGCCGTGACGCCCTCACCGAGGCCGAGGGCGATCCCGCCCGGCGCCTCGAGATGCAGATCGATCGGATCTTCGGTCACCCCTACGACTCCACGTGGTGGCGCGGCACCCTGACGAACTGGGCCAACGAACACAAGGCGGTGCTGGCGCGCTACATCCTCGAGCGGAACTCCGGGCAGATCGAGAGCCACGCCCACTGACCCAGGCCGTGCGCCCAGGGTTTCTGGTACTCACCGAGGCGAGTCACGTCCGTGGCGCCGGTCTCCAAAAGGAGACGCTCTGGGTAGGCGATCCCCGATGCCGCCGTGGGAAGCTAAGACGATGACGAGGTCTACCGACGAGCGCGGATCCGAGCCGCCGAGGTCGGCACGTCCGTGTCGGCTGCCGTCCGCGAGTTCCTGACACAGTTCGCAGGCGAGCAGACCGAGTTCGAACGGCGGAAGCGACTGGAGAGGCAGACACTGGCCTCCATCCAGGCGTTCCGGGCCGGTGACCGGCTGACACGCGACGAGATCCATCGGCGCGATGCGCTTCGTTGACACCAACGCGTCCAGGCAACACATCCGGCACGGGCAGAGCGCCTCACGTCTGACCAGGCGGTGGCTCTCATCGACGCGTGGCTTCGGTTCGACGTCCGCGATGTGACGGTGCGACTCATGCAGGATGCGTTCGCGACCGCCCGCCGATGGCAGATCTCGTACTGGGATGCCACCGTCGTCGAGGCTGCGAGAGACGCGGCCTGTGCGGTACTTCTGACGGAGGACCTCCAGGACGGGATGGACTTCGCCGGAGTCCGCGTCACGGACCCCTTCCGCTGACGCAACTTCGGGTCGGCTCCGAACAGACCGGTGATGCGCTGTGCGCCGCGTTCGAGGCCGCCCTCGCGCCGACGATGTGTCACCATCGACCCCCCGGGGAAGAGGAGACGGCATGGACGCGCGAGACGAACGCGCAGCCGGAGCCGAGTCTCGGAGCTCCCCTGGTCCGCGGATCTCGTTGCTCGGAGGGTTCGGCCTCTCGGACGGACGCGTCGACGTCGCCATCGCGGAGGGTCCGCAGCGGCTGCTCGCGTTCCTCGCCCTGCGCAAGCGCCCGGTGCGGCGCACGCTCGCCGCCGGTGCCCTGTGGCCTGACGTCGGCCAGGAGCAGGCCAGTTCCAGCCTGCGCTCCACGCTGACGCGCCTCGACGAGGGTGCGCGGTCGGCGCTGGCCGTCACCGCCTCGCAGCTCGCGATCGCCGGCCGGATCACGGTGGACCTGTGGGAGGCCGAAGCGCTCGCACGTCGTCTGGCGGGCCCCCACGAGTCGTTGACCGTCGACCGCTCGTCCTCGGCTGAGGTCGATGCGCTCTCGTCCGACATCCTCCCCGACTGGTACGAGGACTGGGTGATCGTGGAGGCCGAAGCCTGGCGCCTCCAGCGCCTCCACGCACTGGAGACGCTGGCCGACGACCTGCGGAACGAGGGCTCGTTCGGGCAGGCGTCCTCCGCCGCACAGGCGGCCATCGACGCCGACCCGCTCCGGGAGAGCCCTCGTGCGGCCCTGATCCGCGTGCACATGGCCGAAGGCAACGTCTCGGACGCGATCCGGGAGTTCGCGCGGTACCGCCAGCTCCTGATGCGTGAGCTCGGGCTCGAGCCCACACCCCGGTTGCGGGCTCTGCTCGACCAGGGTCGGTGACGCTGGCGTCACGGGCGTCGGGCACGCTGGCAGCATGACACAACAGCAGACCGGCCTCATGGTGCTGCGGGTGTGGACCGAGGAGGGCTCGACCGAGCCGCTCCGGGTCGATGTCCGCCAGACCTACGACCTGTCGCGCGGGTTCCGCCGCCCCCTGACGCTCACCGATATCGACCTGGTCTTGGCCGCCGTGCGCACCTTCCTGGAGACCGGCCGAGCTGTCGGCGCTGCGAGCGGCAACGGGGGCGGGTGACCGGTCGGCCGGACGGCGTCACGCGACCGTCACGCCGTGGTCACGTGACCGCGTCACCATCGGAACGGAACCTGCCGCTGAGAGCCAGCCGGTCCCACGACCGCTCGCAGGTCCACAGAGAGCGTGCTATGCGCATCGGTGTGAGCATCTTCCTGATCGCCGTCGGGGCCATCCTGCGGTTCGCGCTGGAGACCTCGGTCGAGGGCATCGACCTCGCCATGACCGGCGTGATCCTGATGGTGGTCGGTATCGTCGGGCTGCTGGTCTCGGTGGCCTTCTGGAGCAGTCTCAGTCCCTCACGCCGCCGGGCGAACATCGCCAGCAGCGAGGTGGTGCACGAGATCGAGACCATCTCGACCCGTGAGCCGGAGATCGTCTGATCGCCCCGCGTGGTCAACCGCGTACGCAACCGACCTCGCTCACCGACCTCCCGCACCGACCTACGCCGAGGGCACGAACCGTGACAGACCGGTCCGCAGACAACCGTCCCGGCGAGCCCGGCGCCCTCCTGGCGCCGTCGTCGGCGACCAGGCCCCTGGTCGTCCTCGAGGAGCGTCCGGCGGCACCGTCGGTCGTTCGCCCGTGCAGTGTGCAGCTGCCACGCGACCTGCTGGTGCGGCTGGCGGCACTGTCTCGCCAGGTCAGTGACATCCGCCAGGAACACGCCGCGCACCCCGAGCTGTCGCTGCGCCTGGACGAGGTCGCGGCCGATCTGGACGGGCTGATCCAGCGCATCTACGACGAGACCGTCCGGCACCTCGCCGGCCGACGCGGGTGAACGTACTGCCCACGCACCACCATCGACCTGCTCTGGTGTGCGGCATCGGCGTCGACGGGGGAACATGCGAACCTGCATGACATGATGCGTGTCTGCATGCTCAGTAGGGTCTCATGCCGACGGTGCAGATCCGTGATCTCGATGAGGACGTCTACGCCGCGCTGGCGCGGCGAGCAGAGGACGCCGGGATCAGCGTCCCTGAGCTGCTGCGCCGCCACGCAACCCGGCTCGTGGCACGCCCCTTGGTCGAGGAGTGGCTGGCACGGACCGGGCGACGTTCGTCACAGGTCACACGTCAGGAGGTCCTGGACTCCATCGATGAACTATGCGTTCCCCGCGCCAGTCACGCAGATCCTCGACTGCTTGGAGGCTCGTGGTTGACGCCGGGTCCCTGTTCCTGCTCTTGGGCCGAGCCTGGGAGCTCCGGGAGAACGTTCGGGGCCACGACGCGATGTACCGGTGGAAGTGTCGGTGACCTATCCGGACTTCCCGGGGCGTCGTGCGAACGGATGATGGACGATTGGACGAGTCGCCGGGGAACCCTACCGTCACGTGAGGGTAGGGTGCGTCAATGATCGGCTCGGCGCGTCGCGCCCGAGCGCGTACCCATCTCGAGGAGCGGCGTGGCAGTCCAGACCGCCTCAGCACGACTGCATGACCCGCGCTCGATCACGCCGGTCGACCTGGCGGCTGCCGTCGGCCAGAGCCTCGGCTACGTCGAGCGCGCGGCCCGTGCCCGCGCCCGGCGCGTGGCCGCCACCCACGGCGGCGACCCCGTCCCTTGGCGCTCGCGACGCAACCTGGAGCGCCACGTCGCCAACTACCTGGTGGCCGCGTGGTTCGGGGCCGGCGCGACGGGTGTGCACCGCTACCTCGATGTCGGCTGTGGGATCGGGGCGCTGGCGGCCTGGATCGCCGACCGCCTCGACGCCTCGCTGGCCGCCGTCGACACGGACCCGCTCATGCGCACCATCGCGGCGCGCACCGCCCCGGACGCGCAGGTGCTGGAGAGGATCGATCGGGCCCCAACCGCTGATCTCGTGACCGCGCTGGAGGTCGTCGAGCACCTCGCCCGTGGTGACCAGCACCGCTTCGTCGCCACGTTGTTCGCACGCGTGCGTCCCGGCGGTCAGCTGGTGATCTCGACCCCGGACGAGTCGGCCTATCCGTTCGGTGATTCGGGTTACCGGCCCCACGTCGGTTGCCTGGACGCCGCGAGCCTGCACCAGCTGCTGCGTCGGGCCACGGGCCAGCATGTGGAGATCTGGCATCTCGACGGTGGGCCCTTCACCGCTCGACGAGGCCGCCTGCTGGCCGAGTGGGTCGCCAACCACCTGTGGGCCACGATCGCCGCTGGGCCGGTCGAGGCCCTGGTACGGCGCCTGGTACGGCGCACCCGGACCATCCCGAGCGCCCCCACCGCCGACCAGCTCGGCACGATCGTCCTGCGTCCACACTCGGTGGCATCGGAGCCCGCAGGCACCGGCCTGATCGCCCGAGTGACCAAGCCTTTGCCGGACGGACATGAAGCAACACTGACGTAACGGTACGGTGCTGACTCCTGCCCGCACCCAGCTGGGCCCCCGTACCCTGAAGGGCTGGCGATCGGACCAAAACCACGTGGGCGAGCGGGACATCTTCCAGATCGGCGACGTCGCCGAGCGTGTTGGTCTGTCCCTGCGCACCATGCGCTACTACGAGGAAGTCGGCCTGGTCCCCCCCTCGGACCGCAGCCCCGGTGGCTTCCGCCTGTACACCGAGTCCGACATCGCCCAGCTGGAGCTGATCAAGCAACTCAAGCCGCTGGGGTTCAGCCTCGATCAGATGCGCGAGCTGCTCGACCTGCGCCGCCGGCTGCAAGCCGACGACGGCATCAGCAAGCGCGCGCTCGCACAGCTGCGTCGCTACGCCGAAGACGCTCGGGAACGCTGCCACGAGCTGCGCGCGCAGTTGCGTGCCGCCGAGCAGTTGGCGAACCAGCTCGAGGCCGACCTCGACGCTCGTGACCGACAGCAGGTCGGCTGAGGGCCGATGCCGGTCATCGGCTGCCCCACCCGTCCGCATCATGGGCGACCCGGTCAGACGACACATTTGGGCCTGCCTCCCCGCTGCGCCCCGCAGGTCGGTGTACCGGTCCTGTCGGTGATGACCGAGCAGAGCGGGGCACGGACCGCGACGGTGCGCGGCGCCCCGCCTTGTTAGGGTCGGGGCCGACCCCCCGCGCCTTGCGGCGTTCCGTCGGTGACGTCACGGCCGTCGTCGGTGACCACCAGGTCCTCGACCGACGCCCCGTCGGGTGCCGTCAGCTGCACCAGGGCGTCGCCGCCGCTGACGAGGTCGCCGCGCCCCGAGAGCACTCGATGACCACGACCTCGGAGGCCAAGGCCGGCACCGCCAGTGGCACCACCGCCGTGAGGCCAGCCACGAGCAGGACGAGTGGGACGAGGGGTCGGCTCACCGGATCGCTCCCGAACGCGTGCGTCGGTTGGGAGGTGCGCGGCCTGGTGGATGGGCTCGGCCGGATCGAGAACCTCGAACCGGACCGGCGCGGTGGGATGCTGCTGTCGTCGACCGACCGGGGCCGGATCGAGCGGCTGCTGCCGGACGGGTCGGTCGAGGTCGCGTTCGAGGGGGTGCCCGCTCCCGGTGGGCTGCGGGTCATCGCTGGCGTGCTGTTCGCCAACACCGGCGACAGCCTCCAGGCCGGCTTGCTCGGTAGCACCGACGGGACCATCCAGAGGATCGAGTTGGGCAGCGGGGCGCGCGAGACGTGGGCTGATGGCCTCACGATGCCCAACGGCTTGGTGTTCGCGGCGGACGGGCGGGCGTTCACCAGCCGCACCATCGGGGTCGATGCGGCCGTCACGATGGTCCCGCCGGACCCACCCCGCGAGCCGCAGCGGTGGGCTGAGATCCGCGATACGAACGGGCTGGCGATCGACGCGGCGCAGGAGTGGCTGTACGCGTCGACCACCTTCGACCCGCTGGCGCCAGTGCACCGCGTCCGGCTCGACGACCCCACCGCCATCGAACTCGTCGCCAACCTCACGACCGTCGGCACCCCCGTGATCAAGGGTCTCGACGATCTCACCATCGACGGGGCAGACGTGCTCTACATCACTGCCAACGGCAGCGGCGAGGTGCTGCGCCTGGATCCGGCCTCCGATGCAACCGACGGCCCGTCACGGGAGCCTGACCCCGGAACGCTGCCGACGACCGGTGGCGGACCCGCGGTGGCGGCGCTCCTCGCGCTGATCGCCGCGTGGGTCGGCCCCGTCCGGCACTCCTGACGCCGGATGCGGTGTGTCGGCGGACGCCACGCCATGCTTGCATCGCCAGACGTGCGTCCGTCGCCGTCGCCAGGAGCCAGGGAGATGCCCCCGCCGATCGAGGAGCTGGCCTGGGCCGAGACACCGATGGGAGTGATCAGTCTGCGGCGGCGGTGGGAGGCGTCACGGCAGGTGGACGTGTACGAGGTCAAGCTCGACGACGAGTTCCTGATGTCGAGCCTGTTCACGGTCGCCGAGGAGGCACTGGCGCATCTGACGCTCCAGGCGGTGTCCGGCACGGATCTCGATGTTGTCGTCGGTGGCCTGGGGTTGGGCTACACCGCTCGGGCGGTGCTGGAGGACGACCGCGTGCGGTCGTTGACGGTCATCGAGGCGCTGGCGGAGGTCATCGCCTGGCACGATCGCGGACTGCTGCCCGACGCCCAGGTGCTGACGTCGGATCCACGGGTCCGCGTGGTCCACGGCGACTTCTTCACGATGGTGGACGACGACCGCCTTCTGGGTGCCGACGGACCTGCTCCGCTCGTCGACGCCGTCCTGTTGGACATCGACCACACCCCCCGCAACGTCCTGGCGCCGAGCCATGCCGGCTTCTACACGGTGGCCGGGCTGAAGCGGCTGACCCGCCACCTCCGCCCAGGTGGAGCCTTCGGGCTGTGGTCCGACGACCCGCCTGACGAGGACTTCGAGCGGCGCCTGACGGCGGCGTTCGCGGACGTCGAGGCGCACGTGGTGCGCTTCCCCAACTTCTACACCGCGAGCGAGTCCGCCAGCACGGTGTACGTGGCTCGGCGGTAGCGGCACGCCGCCCCCGGCGCCGGTGGGTGCCGTACCCTCGCGTGACGGCAGATCTGCCATCGGGCCGCTCGCGGCCTGTTCGGCGGCTGCGATGTCCTCTCATCCGAACTGGAGTCCGATGATGTCCGACGCGCGCGTGCTGGCCGAGGCCGGTCGGCGCCGGACGTTCGCGATCATCTCGCACCCCGACGCTGGCAAGACCACGCTCACCGAGAAGTTCCTGCTGTACGCCGGGGCGGTCGAGGAGGCCGGGGCCGTGCGCTCGCGCAAGGTCGCGCGCACGGCACGGTCGGACTGGATGGAGCTGGAGAAGCAGCGGGGGATCTCGATCTCGTCGGCCGTGTTGCGCTTCGACCACGAAGGCGTGGTGTTCAACCTGCTGGACACGCCAGGGCACCGTGACTTCTCGGAGGACACCTACCGGGTGCTGTCCGGGGTCGATGCTGCGGTGATGGTGCTGGACGCGGCGGGAGGGGTGGAGGCCCAGACCGAGAAGCTGTTCGCGGTGTGCCGGCAGCGCGGGACGCCGGTCATCACGTTCGTGAACAAGATGGACCGCCCGTCACCCGAGCCGCTGGCGATCCTCGACGACATCGAGGCCACGCTGGGCATCGATGCGCACCCCGTGACCTGGCCGGTCAAGCCGGGCAACGAGTTCCTGGGCGTCGTGGACCGACGCGATCAGACCTTCCACCGCTACACGACGGTGGCGCACGGATCGACCCGGGCGGCCCACGAGCTCGCGGAGTGGCCCGCGGACGTCCCCGGTGCGCGCCAGGCCGACGACGAACTCGAGCTGCTGGCGGCTCTGGGCAAGGACCACGACCGCAAGCGGTTCTTGGCGGGCGAGTCGACGCCGGTGTTCTTCGGTTCGGCGCTGTCGAATTTCGGCGTGCCTGTGCTGCTCGACGCGATCGAGCGGTTGGCTCCGCCGCCCGAGCCACGCGCCGATGTCGAGGGGCGTCGCCGTGCGCTCGATGCTCCGTTCTCGGGGTTCGTGTTCAAGGTCCAGGCCAACATGGACCCGCGCCACCGCGACCGGATCGCGTTCGTTCGGGTGTGCTCAGGGCGCTTCGAGCGGGGCACGACGCTGGAGTGCGCGCGGACGGGCAAGCGGCAGGCCGCCAAGTACGCCCACCAGGTGTTCGGCCAGGAACGCATCACCGTCGAGGAGGCCTTCCCTGGCGACGTGGTCGGTCTGGTCAACGCGGCGGATCTGGCGATCGGCGACTCGCTGTACGAAGCCGAGCCAGTCGTCTTCCCACCGCTGCCCACGTTCACCCCCGAGCATTTCCGCCTGGCTACG
The nucleotide sequence above comes from Actinomycetota bacterium. Encoded proteins:
- a CDS encoding spermidine synthase, whose amino-acid sequence is MPPPIEELAWAETPMGVISLRRRWEASRQVDVYEVKLDDEFLMSSLFTVAEEALAHLTLQAVSGTDLDVVVGGLGLGYTARAVLEDDRVRSLTVIEALAEVIAWHDRGLLPDAQVLTSDPRVRVVHGDFFTMVDDDRLLGADGPAPLVDAVLLDIDHTPRNVLAPSHAGFYTVAGLKRLTRHLRPGGAFGLWSDDPPDEDFERRLTAAFADVEAHVVRFPNFYTASESASTVYVARR
- a CDS encoding SARP family transcriptional regulator gives rise to the protein MDARDERAAGAESRSSPGPRISLLGGFGLSDGRVDVAIAEGPQRLLAFLALRKRPVRRTLAAGALWPDVGQEQASSSLRSTLTRLDEGARSALAVTASQLAIAGRITVDLWEAEALARRLAGPHESLTVDRSSSAEVDALSSDILPDWYEDWVIVEAEAWRLQRLHALETLADDLRNEGSFGQASSAAQAAIDADPLRESPRAALIRVHMAEGNVSDAIREFARYRQLLMRELGLEPTPRLRALLDQGR
- a CDS encoding MerR family transcriptional regulator, with the protein product MGERDIFQIGDVAERVGLSLRTMRYYEEVGLVPPSDRSPGGFRLYTESDIAQLELIKQLKPLGFSLDQMRELLDLRRRLQADDGISKRALAQLRRYAEDARERCHELRAQLRAAEQLANQLEADLDARDRQQVG
- a CDS encoding peptide chain release factor 3, giving the protein MSSHPNWSPMMSDARVLAEAGRRRTFAIISHPDAGKTTLTEKFLLYAGAVEEAGAVRSRKVARTARSDWMELEKQRGISISSAVLRFDHEGVVFNLLDTPGHRDFSEDTYRVLSGVDAAVMVLDAAGGVEAQTEKLFAVCRQRGTPVITFVNKMDRPSPEPLAILDDIEATLGIDAHPVTWPVKPGNEFLGVVDRRDQTFHRYTTVAHGSTRAAHELAEWPADVPGARQADDELELLAALGKDHDRKRFLAGESTPVFFGSALSNFGVPVLLDAIERLAPPPEPRADVEGRRRALDAPFSGFVFKVQANMDPRHRDRIAFVRVCSGRFERGTTLECARTGKRQAAKYAHQVFGQERITVEEAFPGDVVGLVNAADLAIGDSLYEAEPVVFPPLPTFTPEHFRLATPVDRSRVKQFRRGLEQLDQEGVVQVLRDEDLGDVEPILAAVGALQFDVAEFRMQHEFNAPLRLRPAAYREARRTDEDSVEALTRMRDVGIYRRADGTPMALFRDRWQLQQVEADHPELTFDTIVTS
- a CDS encoding class I SAM-dependent methyltransferase — translated: MAVQTASARLHDPRSITPVDLAAAVGQSLGYVERAARARARRVAATHGGDPVPWRSRRNLERHVANYLVAAWFGAGATGVHRYLDVGCGIGALAAWIADRLDASLAAVDTDPLMRTIAARTAPDAQVLERIDRAPTADLVTALEVVEHLARGDQHRFVATLFARVRPGGQLVISTPDESAYPFGDSGYRPHVGCLDAASLHQLLRRATGQHVEIWHLDGGPFTARRGRLLAEWVANHLWATIAAGPVEALVRRLVRRTRTIPSAPTADQLGTIVLRPHSVASEPAGTGLIARVTKPLPDGHEATLT